In the Setaria italica strain Yugu1 unplaced genomic scaffold, Setaria_italica_v2.0 scaffold_12, whole genome shotgun sequence genome, one interval contains:
- the LOC111256048 gene encoding uncharacterized protein LOC111256048: MPQLDKLTYFSQFFWLCLLLFTFYILFFNNNNGILGISRILKLRNQLLSHRGNKIRSKDPKNLEDISRKGFSTGLSYMYSSLSEVSQWCKTVDYLGKRRKITLISDFGEISGSRGMERQILYLISKSSYNTSSSRITCWKNIMLTHVPHGQGSII, from the coding sequence ATGCCTCAACTTGATAAATTGACTTATTTCTCACAATTCTTCTGGTTATGCCTTCTCCTCTTTACTttttatattcttttttttaataataataatgGAATACTTGGAATTAGCAGAATTCTCAAACTACGGAACCAACTGCTTTCGCACCGGGGGAACAAGATCCGGAGCAAGGACCCTAAGAATTTGGAAGATATCTCGAGAAAAGGTTTTAGCACCGGTCTCTCATATATGTACTCCAGTTTATCCGAAGTATCCCAATGGTGTAAGACCGTCGACTATTtgggaaaaaggaggaaaatcaCTCTGATCTCTGATTTCGGAGAAATAAGTGGCTCACGAGGAATGGAGAGACAGATTCTCTATTTGATCTCGAAGTCCTCATATAACACTTCTTCCAGTCGGATCACTTGTTGGAAAAACATAATGCTCACACATGTTCCACACGGGCAAGGAAGCATAATCTAA